GCGAAACCGCCCCGCGTCGAACGAACTGTCGAAAACGCTTTGCGCGTTCGCGCGCGCCCATCCGGGAAGATGCTGCCAGGCTTCTTCGGCCGTAAACGAAAGCACCGGCGCGACCGCGGTCAAGAAGCGAGTCAAAACGTACAGCAGTGCCGACTGCGCGCTGCGCCGCCGCGGATCGTTTCGCGCGCGAGAGTAGAGCGGATCCTTGAGCGCGTCGAAGTACAGGCCCGACATCGAACTTTCGAACTCGACGATGCGCAGGTAGGCATCGTGGATCTGACAGCGATCGTACGCGCTTTTGACGCCGGCAACGAAAGCGTCGGCAACGGTACACGCGAGCCGGTCGATCGGCTCCATCGCCTCGGTTGTCACGACCTCGTCTGCGGCTAAGTCGTCCAGATTCGAGAGCATGAACCGCATGCGGTTTCGGATATTGCGATAGACGCGGCCGACTTGCTCGATGACGTTGGGCCCGAAGCGCACGTCATCGATCGGCTCGACCGATCCGGCCCACAAGCGCAAAACATCCGCCCCCCAGCGCGACATCGCGTCGTTCGCGTCGATCCCCGTACCGCGCGATTTGGACATCGGGCGCCCGTGCTCGTCGTTCACCCAGCCGTTTTTCATGACGCGGCGGTACGGCGCGCGCCCCCTGATCGCGACCGCGGTGATCAGCGAGCTGCGAAACCAACCGCGAAACTGGTCCGCGCCCTCGAGCACCATGTCGCTCGGCCACGGCAGGCCCTCTCGCCCGAGCACCGCGAGGTGCGTTACCCCCGACTCGAACCAGATGTCGACGATGTTCTTCTCCTTCTCGAACTCCGTCGCGCCGCAACGCGGGCAGACGAATCCGTCGGGAAGATAGACGTCGACGGGATCGCTCCACCAAGCGCCGGCGCCGACCTCACCGAATCGCTCGGCCGCCTTCCGGGCGACGCGCGGATCGAGAATCGACTCGTTGCACGCTTTGCAGATCAGCGCCGGAATCGGAGTTCCCCACGTGCGCTGGCGGGAGAGGCACCACTCCGGATGGGTCTCGATCATCTGCCGTTGACGTGCGCGCCCCCACTCCGGCACGTACTCGACCGCGTCGGTCGCGTCGATCGCGTGCGCGCGCAGCAGGTTCTGATCCATAGCGAGAAACCACTGCGCGGTCGCGCGGAAGATGACCGGGTTGTGGCAGCGCCAGCAGTGCGGGTACGAGTGCTCGTATTCGGCCGCGCTCCACAATGCGCCGCTCGCGCGCAGGTCCTCGACGATTCGGTCGTTCGCGGCAAAGATCTGCAGGCCGGCGTAGGGACCGGCTTCAGGGGTGAAGCGCCCCGCCGCGTCGACCGGATTGAGAATCGGCAGATCGTACTTCATGGCGGTATCGAAGTCGTCGGCGCCGTGGCCCGGCGCGGTATGCACGGCTCCGGTCCCCGTTTCGAGATCGACGTAGTCCGCCAGCACGACGACCGAGTCACGATCCATGAAGGGATGACGTACTGCCAGGCCGTCGAGCTGCTCGCCGCGCGCCCGGCCGGCGAGCGTTGCGCCCGCGAAGCGCTCACCGAATGCGCGTTGCGCCAACGCCTCGGCCGCAATCACCATCTCTCCATCGACGCGGTAGAGGCCGTAGGTCGCGTCGGGGCGCAGGGCGATCGCGACGTTGGCGGGCAACGTCCACGGCGTCGTCGTCCAGATGAGAAACGAAGTGCGCTCCCCAGCAGGAGCCTCGGCGCCGAATGCTTTGAGAATTTGCTCGCGCTGATCGCCGTTTGCGCCGAAGCGCACGTAGATCGACGGGGAGACTCGCGGTTCGTACTCGATCTCAGCCTCGGCCAGCGCCGTTTCGTCGTGAACGCACCATAGTGTCGAGCGTAAGCCTTTGTAGATCTGCTGGCGCGCGGCGAGATCGGCGAGCGCGTTGACGATCGTCGCTTCAAAAGACGGGTCGATCGTCCGATACGGCCGGTCCCAGAGCCCAAAGTTCCCCATTCGCCGGCGCTGCTCGCGCTGGCGGTCGAGCCAGTAGAGCGCGCGCTCTTTACACTGCTCGCGCAGCTCGAGCGGATCGATCGAGTGAAAATCTTTGATGCCGAGGTGCTTGAGCGTCTCGTACTCGATCGGGAGTCCGTGCATGTCCCAACCCGGTACGAACTTGGCGTACTTACCGTCCAGCAGCGCGATCTTCACGAACATGTCTTTGAGCACCATGCCGAGGAAATGCCCCATGTGAAGCTCGCCGTTGGCGTACGGCGGCCCGTCGTGAAGGACCCACGGCCCATTGGCTGCGTTGCGTTCCAACCGGCGCTCGTAGGTGCGCTGCTCGTCCCACCACGCAACGCGCTGCGGTTCGCGCGTTGCCAGATCCGCCTTCATCGGAAAGCCGGTGCGGGGGAGGTTTAGCGTCGCTCGGTAGTCCGTCATTGCTCGTTCAAGAGTTCGCGAAGCACTGCGAAATTGCGTTCGGCAGCCTTTGCGATGACGTCGGCGCGCGCGCACAGCGCCGCCGAGAGCCCGTCGCGCTCGGTGACCAGCCGATCGACGAGTTCGTCGATCTGCCCGTCGGGCGGGCGCTGCGCGCCCGGCGTCCACAGCGGCTGCAGCGGATACTCGAGATCTTCGCAGAGTGCGCTCACCTTGGGATCGTACGGAATCGCCAGAAACGGAACGCCGTGCCGCGCGGCGAGGACCAGCGCGTGCAGGCGCATACCGATGACGACGCGCGCTTCGCTCAGGATCGCCGCCGCCTTTGCGAGAGAGCACTCGGGGAGCAGCACGGGAGCAGAGGCACAGGCGCGGATAACGTCGGTCGAGATCGCCGCGTCGGCCGCGCCCCCGAGCGGCAGGAAGGCCGATCGAATACCGTGGCGCTCCGCCAAACGATCGACGGCGCGCGCCACGATCTGCGGTGCGTCGCGCGATCCGGCGGAGCGCCGCACGCTAATAACCGCGTACGGCCCGCTCTCAGGGCCCAAACCCTCGGCCGAAAGATCGACGCCCGCTTCCGGCGACTCGTAGAGGAATACCGGATCGGCGGTCTGCTCGATCGGCGTCCTCGGCAGCAGTTCGCGCAGCAGCCGCAACGATCGTTCGTCGCGTACGGTCGCGCGGTTCACGCCGCGGCAGAATCTTCGTACGAGCAATCGGCCCCAGAAGTCGAGCGGGCCGATCGACTGAGCGAAGATCATCGCCTTGCGCCCGGCGCGTACCGCCTCTCGCAGGATCGAGGCGTAGTAGAGCAGACTGCGCAGACTCGTTTGATTCTGCAGCAGCCCGCCGCCGCCGGAGAGCACGACGTCGGCACGGCGAATCGACTCTCGCACCGCGCGCCACTCCCAGCGTGGGGTCGCTTCGACTCGCAGTGAAGACTCGGTGCGCTGCGGCGTCGCCGAAAGCACCTCGATCGTCGCCGCCGGAAGCGTGCGCCGCACGCCCTCGACGATCACCTCGAGCAGCGCCTCGTCGCCCAGATTCCCGAAACCGTAGTAACCCGATACGAGCACGCGGGCGCTCACGGCTGCGCAGGCACGCGACGCCGGTAGATCCAGATCAGCAGCGCGCCGATGATGGGGCCGACGATCAATCCGTTGACGACGCGCAGCAGCGAGACCTCGATCGGCGTATGCAGATGGGAGAACGTGTCGATGACGTCACCGATTCCAACGCCGATAGCCAAGGCGAGCAGCCAGCCGACGGCACGACGATGCGGCGGCAGCAGCGCCGGGAGCAGCATCATCGCGGGGAAGCCGATCAAAAACTCTTTGAAACGCGGCCGCACGCTGAGCGCCGCCGTGAGGAAATGCCGCAACGCAAGCTCGATGGGAGA
This genomic window from Candidatus Cybelea sp. contains:
- the ileS gene encoding isoleucine--tRNA ligase → MTDYRATLNLPRTGFPMKADLATREPQRVAWWDEQRTYERRLERNAANGPWVLHDGPPYANGELHMGHFLGMVLKDMFVKIALLDGKYAKFVPGWDMHGLPIEYETLKHLGIKDFHSIDPLELREQCKERALYWLDRQREQRRRMGNFGLWDRPYRTIDPSFEATIVNALADLAARQQIYKGLRSTLWCVHDETALAEAEIEYEPRVSPSIYVRFGANGDQREQILKAFGAEAPAGERTSFLIWTTTPWTLPANVAIALRPDATYGLYRVDGEMVIAAEALAQRAFGERFAGATLAGRARGEQLDGLAVRHPFMDRDSVVVLADYVDLETGTGAVHTAPGHGADDFDTAMKYDLPILNPVDAAGRFTPEAGPYAGLQIFAANDRIVEDLRASGALWSAAEYEHSYPHCWRCHNPVIFRATAQWFLAMDQNLLRAHAIDATDAVEYVPEWGRARQRQMIETHPEWCLSRQRTWGTPIPALICKACNESILDPRVARKAAERFGEVGAGAWWSDPVDVYLPDGFVCPRCGATEFEKEKNIVDIWFESGVTHLAVLGREGLPWPSDMVLEGADQFRGWFRSSLITAVAIRGRAPYRRVMKNGWVNDEHGRPMSKSRGTGIDANDAMSRWGADVLRLWAGSVEPIDDVRFGPNVIEQVGRVYRNIRNRMRFMLSNLDDLAADEVVTTEAMEPIDRLACTVADAFVAGVKSAYDRCQIHDAYLRIVEFESSMSGLYFDALKDPLYSRARNDPRRRSAQSALLYVLTRFLTAVAPVLSFTAEEAWQHLPGWARANAQSVFDSSFDAGRFRGGADGDLALWELLRALRGRVAASASPRDFEARLVLTTPVPTYKRLASLGDNLREALVVSQLELRAGDAEEFELLPADGEKCARCWKYRELGGDPEHPEICSDCSQVVRGLEHSA
- the csaB gene encoding polysaccharide pyruvyl transferase CsaB; the protein is MSARVLVSGYYGFGNLGDEALLEVIVEGVRRTLPAATIEVLSATPQRTESSLRVEATPRWEWRAVRESIRRADVVLSGGGGLLQNQTSLRSLLYYASILREAVRAGRKAMIFAQSIGPLDFWGRLLVRRFCRGVNRATVRDERSLRLLRELLPRTPIEQTADPVFLYESPEAGVDLSAEGLGPESGPYAVISVRRSAGSRDAPQIVARAVDRLAERHGIRSAFLPLGGAADAAISTDVIRACASAPVLLPECSLAKAAAILSEARVVIGMRLHALVLAARHGVPFLAIPYDPKVSALCEDLEYPLQPLWTPGAQRPPDGQIDELVDRLVTERDGLSAALCARADVIAKAAERNFAVLRELLNEQ